The following coding sequences lie in one Rutidosis leptorrhynchoides isolate AG116_Rl617_1_P2 chromosome 6, CSIRO_AGI_Rlap_v1, whole genome shotgun sequence genomic window:
- the LOC139851457 gene encoding NAC domain-containing protein JA2L-like: protein MGLPVTDPMTQLSLPPGFRFYPTDEELLVQYLCRKVAGHDFSLQIIADIDLYKFDPWELPSKAMFGDKEWYFFSPRDRKYPNGSRPNRVAGSGYWKATGTDKVITTGGRRVGIKKALVFYVGKAPKGNKTNWIMHEYRLSEPQRKNGSSRLDEWVLCRIYKKNSSAQKAISGTQTTEQSHGSSSSCSSQFDEVLESLPEIEDKFFNLPRVNSIKAFQQEDQKLNLQKYDSGNYDWASIAAFGQPEPVNDIQASSQLNTTTINMNVAPSIAPMYNMDQKFGRSIIEDEVQSVIRSQRDNHTGYSHSNLNPFELSQRVSNTVDPFGIRYPTQQGSLGFTQ from the exons ATGGGTTTACCGGTGACTGACCCGATGACTCAACTTAGTTTACCACCGGGTTTCCGGTTCTACCCGACCGACGAGGAACTATTGGTGCAATACCTTTGCCGGAAAGTTGCTGGACATGATTTTTCCTTACAAATAATTGCTGATATTGATTTGTACAAGTTTGATCCGTGGGAGCTACCAA gtAAGGCCATGTTTGGTGATAAAGAATGGTACTTTTTTAGTCCTAGAGATCGGAAGTATCCAAATGGGTCTCGACCCAATAGAGTGGCCGGGTCGGGTTATTGGAAAGCTACTGGAACTGATAAGGTGATCACCACCGGTGGAAGAAGGGTGGGGATTAAGAAAGCTTTGGTTTTTTATGTTGGTAAAGCTCCAAAAGGAAATAAAACTAATTGGATCATGCATGAATACAGGTTATCGGAGCCCCAAAGGAAAAATGGTAGCTCAAGG TTGGATGAATGGGTGCTATGTAGGATTTATAAGAAAAATTCAAGTGCACAAAAAGCAATTTCTGGAACTCAAACAACTGAACAAAGCCAcggttcatcatcatcatgttcGTCTCAATTCGATGAAGTTCTTGAATCACTACCTGAAATCGAAGACAAATTCTTTAACTTACCAAGGGTTAATTCCATCAAGGCCTTCCAACAAGAAGATCAAAAGCTAAATTTACAAAAATATGATTCGGGCAATTATGATTGGGCCAGCATAGCTGCATTCGGGCAGCCCGAACCCGTTAATGATATTCAAGCTTCATCACAACTCAACACAACCACCATCAACATGAATGTTGCACCATCAATTGCCCCAATGTATAATATGGACCAAAAATTTGGAAGATCAATAATAGAAGATGAAGTACAAAGTGTAATTAGAAGCCAACGGGACAATCACACGGGTTATTCACACTCAAATTTGAACCCGTTTGAATTGAGCCAGAGGGTCTCGAACACAGTTGACCCGTTTGGTATCCGGTACCCGACTCAACAAGGGAGTTTGGGTTTCACACAATGA